Proteins from one Erpetoichthys calabaricus chromosome 11, fErpCal1.3, whole genome shotgun sequence genomic window:
- the mpv17l gene encoding mpv17-like protein, which produces MWRFILNPVRRCPWITNVALYGSLFAGGDLVHQGFSRRADFNWRQTRNVAVVAFTFHANFNYMWMRFLERSFPGRAASVILKKVLLDVTVGGPLAISAFYTGVSLMEGKKDPLQDCQEKFWNTYKTGFMYWPFMQTLNFLLVPLYLRTMFTGCAVFLWATFLCFSRQSGDGTVAAAFSWMKSRREVPRVSAGKDEK; this is translated from the exons ATGTGGCGCTTCATTTTGAACCCAGTGAGGCGGTGCCCCTGGATCACCAACGTCGCCCTGTATGGGTCCCTCTTTGCAGGGGGCGACTTGGTTCACCAGGGCTTCAGCAGGAGAGCCGACTTCAACTGGAGGCAGACCCGGAACGTGGCTGTGGTGGCCTTCACCTTCCATGCCAACTTCAACTACATGTGGATGCGATTTCTGGAGCGCAGCTTTCCAGGCCGGGCGGCCAGTGTGATCCTGAAGAAGGTCCTTCTGGATGTGACCGTGGGGGGCCCTCTGGCCATCAGCGCCTTTTACACAG GGGTCAGCCTGATGGAAGGTAAGAAGGACCCTCTTCAGGATTGCCAGGAGAAATTCTGGAATACGTAcaag actggTTTCATGTACTGGCCGTTCATGCAG ACTCTGAATTTCCTGCTCGTCCCCCTTTACCTGCGCACCATGTTCACCGGCTGTGCCGTCTTTCTCTGGGCGACGTTCCTCTGCTTCTCGCGGCAGAGCGGCGACGGGACAGTGGCAGCCGCCTTCTCGTGGATGAAGTCGCGGAGAGAAGTGCCCCGTGTGTCGGCTGGGAAAGACGAAAAGTAA